In the Malania oleifera isolate guangnan ecotype guangnan chromosome 1, ASM2987363v1, whole genome shotgun sequence genome, one interval contains:
- the LOC131148576 gene encoding transcription factor SKN7-like encodes MAPAVPASHSNETPSISHSRGSPTQLPTMVFCQSTYPNGPFALPPPLSLHLKTSPPTSPLRPTRPGDIGALAPAAAARRRRSSAAEPPQTLVLVRRPRSRRFASPPPPRATVGSPAGPRAPPGAGGPWRPGGSAACSAARRRDRAVLRAPGPRTFWGPWGPPRLGAGPHIAGSFIVTPVSFLTAFFVFLPPPSSASSFSGLFLCAHPFAPPTVSDGLSLFSP; translated from the exons ATGGCCCCCGCCGTCCCCGCATCTCATTCAAATGAAACACCAAGCATAAGCCATAGCCGCGGGTCTCCCACCCAACTGCCCACAATGGTTTTTTGCCAATCCACCTACCCCAATGGGCCCTTTGCCCTTCCCCCGCCTCTCTCTCTACATCTCAAAACCTCTCCCCCCACCTCTCCCCTACGCCCCACTCGCCCAGGAGACATCGGCGCTCTGGCGCCGGCCGCGGCGGCACGCCGCCGCCGCAGCAGCGCCGCAGAGCCGCCGCAAACCCTCGTCCTGGTGCGGCGCCCGCGTAGCCGGCGGTTCGCGTCGCCCCCCCCGCCCAGGGCGACCGTGGGCTCCCCCGCCGGCCCCCGCGCGCCCCCCGGCGCCGGCGGGCCCTGGCGCCCTGGCGGCAGCGCGGCCTGCTCCGCTGCGCGGCGGCGCGACAGGGCGGTGCTGCGCGCGCCTGGCCCACGCACATTTTGGGGCCCCTGGGGCCCTCCGCGCCTGGGGGCAGGGCCCCA TATTGCTGGTTCTTTCATCGTCACTCCTGTTTCTTTTCTGACGGCTTTCTTCGTATTCCTCCCCCCCCCTTCCTCCGCCTCATCTTTTTCCGGGCTGTTTCTGTGCGCCCACCCTTTTGCCCCGCCCACTGTTAGCGACGGGCTTTCACTTTTTTCCCCATAG
- the LOC131148583 gene encoding uncharacterized protein LOC131148583 — translation MGSWGSRWGGRAESRGGFGEEGASKDGKGPTLGTGCKRRGGYIAGDGGVSSGLVIGGTFEIVDSRCCKAFTKFDWRGNPSKFYSGLDPLPEFLSLVQGPGFCKVLMLWNLSSTTLKYQLLLFKRATWVRSCHNISTMSCMHYSRQVQLLIISL, via the exons ATGGGGTCGTGGGGGAGCAGGTGGGGTGGGAGGGCAGAAAGCAGGGGTGGCTTTGGAGAGGAG GGCGCAAGCAAGGATGGGAAAGGCCCCACATTGGGGACTGGGTGTAAACGGAGAGGGGGCTACATCGCAGGGGATGGAGGTGTTTCGAGTGGTTTGGTCATTGGTGGCACTTTTGAAATAGTTGATTCAAG GTGTTGCAAAGCCTTTACGAAATTTGATTGGCGTGGGAATCCATCAAAATTTTATTCTGGCCTGGATCCATTACCTGAGTTTTTATCACTCGTACAAGGACCAGGCTTTTGCAAG GTGCTAATGCTGTGGAATTTATCATCAACAACACTGAAGTATCAGTTACTTTTGTTCAAGAGAGCAACATG GGTTCgcagctgtcataacatcagcacaatgtcatgcatgcactacagtcgtcaagTGCAACtcttgattatttctttgtaa